Proteins encoded in a region of the Macrobrachium nipponense isolate FS-2020 chromosome 39, ASM1510439v2, whole genome shotgun sequence genome:
- the LOC135210003 gene encoding ankyrin repeat domain-containing protein 27-like yields MERYDEDLEENTFFQVLKGEYVEVFEKAVLSGWIICVPRAGVLPKYSLGQDDILAHILVPSEELPETHMRTLADRDVVVKGNLLVLQNDVSNPHSVHVLFDETFYDEENHKYKVLCLEDPLYASHALPSSTSNLVVLTNLRDCFDLLWTEAGGEKTLSKLDGLIRAFLTERSNLEEESLQVLRDLGSELFTEAIQVTLSDNSRLKQKEKEDQYLLDTVKLAVETYVLHGIYKSLMKGITACTAVEDARLNRIIKNLTDLQVRDLDIDPQLSGSLTKAKFEFSNIEGFTSPLGKLGCLKRAISIVMTQCSILSSDILLPVLVFLVVKANIPNWYAQITFLKFFRFSALGAESGEQSFNISSLEAAIQHIDSGAFMGSTSPEADSVMQPDSTSSPVLRSMEEALAYKGVDPTARYFECIRLGKADDVKDILDGKYNPFEDNVEREPPITEADAQLCHPLCSCDKCERLVSKPKKNLLPTVHTRDERGYTGLHVACIFGRPTVVELLISLGSDLDATDFRGATPLHYAAQRGHQNALLLLLHSGADMNRRDSDSNTPLHLCSLNGHLGCVKALLFYAESVGCEIAISAQNNVLDTPLHLACRWGYASIVELLLERFIALGLDLKIRNSRKLTPIECAHNLHITKMILEAKIKSDNEKLHGFIRVDVGGRRSLLHSERSFDYPNNSGQPYTSESAAEMKKIEKLLKFVAVGDIKLVCYYLNIKEDPNPGYELSSPRPLCHPLCQCSNCLPTLLYTQEPIGSFKATPN; encoded by the coding sequence ATGGAGAGATACGACGAGGACTTGGAAGAGAACACCTTCTTCCAAGTGCTGAAGGGAGAGTACGTCGAAGTGTTCGAAAAGGCTGTCCTCTCCGGGTGGATTATTTGCGTACCGAGGGCCGGGGTGTTGCCTAAGTACTCCCTGGGTCAGGATGACATTTTAGCTCATATTTTGGTGCCTAGCGAAGAGTTACCGGAAACTCATATGAGAACGTTGGCCGATCGAGACGTCGTGGTGAAGGGGAACCTCTTAGTGCTGCAGAACGACGTCTCTAATCCCCATTCGGTTCACGTTTTGTTCGACGAGACATTTTAcgatgaagaaaatcacaagtatAAAGTGTTGTGCCTTGAAGACCCCCTCTATGCCTCGCATGCCTTGCCCTCGTCGACGTCGAATTTAGTGGTGCTTACTAACCTCCGCGACTGCTTTGATCTCCTCTGGACGGAAGCAGGTGGAGAGAAAACTCTGTCGAAATTGGATGGCCTCATTCGAGCTTTTCTTACGGAGAGGTCAAATTTAGAGGAAGAATCTCTTCAGGTATTGCGAGATCTAGGTAGTGAACTGTTTACAGAGGCCATTCAGGTGACTCTGTCAGACAATTCTCGTCTGAAGCAGAAGGAAAAAGAAGACCAGTATCTTCTAGATACTGTAAAATTAGCTGTTGAGACTTATGTATTACATGGGATTTATAAAAGCTTAATGAAAGGTATCACTGCATGTACTGCTGTTGAGGATGCACGCTTAAATCGTATAATAAAGAATCTAACAGATTTACAGGTGCGAGATTTAGATATAGACCCTCAACTTTCGGGTAGCCTAACCAAAGCAAAATTTGAGTTTTCCAATATAGAAGGTTTCACGTCACCATTAGGAAAACTTGGGTGTTTGAAGAGAGCAATTTCTATTGTAATGACACAGTGTAGCATTCTTTCTTCAGATATACTTCTGCCTGTATTAGTGTTTCTAGTGGTGAAAGCCAATATCCCAAACTGGTATGCCCAGATAacctttttaaagttttttcgtTTTTCTGCATTGGGCGCAGAAAGTGGAGAACAGAGCTTTAATATTTCATCTCTTGAGGCAGCCATACAGCATATAGATTCAGGTGCCTTTATGGGATCTACCTCACCAGAAGCAGATAGTGTGATGCAGCCTGATAGCACATCGAGTCCAGTCCTTAGAAGTATGGAGGAAGCCTTAGCATATAAGGGCGTAGATCCAACAGCACGCTATTTTGAGTGCATTCGCCTGGGTAAAGCAGATGATGTGAAGGACATACTTGATGGAAAGTACAATCCATTTGAAGATAATGTTGAGAGGGAGCCACCAATAACAGAGGCAGATGCACAGTTGTGTCATCCTCTATGTTCCTGTGATAAATGTGAACGACTTGTATCAAAACCTAAGAAAAATTTGTTGCCCACTGTCCATACCCGTGATGAGAGAGGTTATACTGGCTTGCATGTTGCTTGCATATTTGGTAGGCCGACTGTTGTTGAATTGTTGATAAGTTTAGGTTCTGATTTAGATGCCACTGACTTTAGAGGTGCCACACCGCTACACTATGCAGCACAACGTGGTCATCAAAATGCACTACTCCTTTTGCTGCATTCAGGTGCTGACATGAACAGGCGTGATAGTGATTCTAATACACCTTTGCATTTATGTTCATTGAATGGACATTTGGGGTGTGTCAAGGCATTACTTTTTTATGCAGAATCTGTAGGCTGTGAAATTGCCATCAGTGCACAGAATAATGTCCTTGATACCCCCTTGCATTTGGCATGTCGATGGGGATATGCATCAATTGTTGAACTGCTATTGGAAAGATTTATAGCGTTAGGTCTTGACTTGAAAATTCGAAATAGCAGAAAGTTGACCCCTATTGAATGTGCCCACAATTTGCACATAACAAAAATGATTTTAGAAGCTAAGATAAAGAGTGACAACGAGAAATTACACGGCTTCATCAGAGTTGACGTTGGTGGGCGTAGATCTTTGCTCCACTCTGAAAGGTCTTTTGATTATCCAAACAATTCAGGTCAGCCATATACCTCTGAAAGTGCAGCAGAAATGAAGAAGATAGAAAAACTGTTGAAATTTGTAGCCGTTGGTGATATCAAGTTGGTTTGCTATTACCTAAATATTAAGGAAGATCCAAATCCAGGCTATGAATTGTCATCCCCGCGACCTTTATGTCATCCGTTGTGTCAGTGCTCTAATTGCTTGCCCACATTGCTGTACACACAAGAACCCATAGGCTCCTTTAAAGCAACACCAAATTAA